The candidate division KSB1 bacterium genome includes a region encoding these proteins:
- the fliW gene encoding flagellar assembly protein FliW yields MMTGQTMNTAVLGEIELDEEAVLTFPEGLPGFEHYTRFVILGDERFFPFQWLQSVEDANLAFPIIEPHFVCRDYCPRLSKKVMESLQLESPEEAQLFAITTIGSSPREVTANLKAPLVVNPKARLAKQYILEGTSYSLRHPVLG; encoded by the coding sequence ATGATGACGGGACAAACTATGAACACCGCGGTGTTGGGTGAGATCGAACTGGACGAAGAGGCCGTTCTCACCTTTCCCGAGGGCCTGCCGGGTTTTGAACACTATACGCGCTTCGTCATCTTAGGCGATGAGCGCTTTTTCCCCTTCCAGTGGCTCCAATCGGTGGAAGATGCCAATCTCGCGTTCCCTATTATCGAGCCCCACTTTGTGTGCCGAGACTACTGCCCGAGATTGTCCAAAAAGGTTATGGAAAGCTTGCAGTTGGAGAGTCCTGAAGAAGCCCAACTTTTTGCCATCACGACCATAGGGTCATCGCCGCGGGAGGTGACGGCGAACCTGAAAGCCCCGCTGGTGGTGAACCCAAAGGCACGTCTGGCCAAGCAGTACATCCTGGAGGGAACCAGTTACTCGTTGCGTCATCCGGTGCTCGGTTAG
- a CDS encoding tetratricopeptide repeat protein produces the protein MNCRKLKADVKTSSHPRAARAAHNGVAGSVPFAELEAVALGLMEEGEYEAALPYLEQALALNPTSAPTHCHLGQVYYARMMWREAEEQFRKALALDFNLLEAHFNLAVLCQRQRRFPEALAFFKQVVMAEPSDWECFLRMGQCTAEMGNLRDAEAFYAEALRLKPDSLEAAGGLAKVFLATEQLDKAVNTLELGLRYHPECTELRAALAHVYEQDGEYEKALAQFYRLVKDNPEDAELHYHLGMCCVKLGLLREAEPLLAKASQLDPELLEAMEALAHLYLSTGREEEAIRTFEHRLQVEAGMMGSGVGIPRGGRVRILQELAECYVRRSDYVRARRLLEECLALAPGQPEAQLLLARVDEGAKACEPG, from the coding sequence ATGAACTGCAGGAAGTTGAAAGCGGACGTTAAGACGTCTTCTCATCCGCGTGCCGCGAGGGCGGCGCATAATGGGGTCGCCGGCAGCGTGCCCTTTGCGGAGCTTGAAGCGGTTGCCCTTGGCCTCATGGAGGAAGGGGAGTATGAGGCCGCCTTGCCCTACCTGGAACAGGCATTGGCCTTGAACCCCACCTCTGCTCCTACGCACTGCCACCTCGGCCAGGTCTACTATGCACGCATGATGTGGCGCGAGGCCGAAGAACAGTTCCGGAAGGCCCTGGCGCTCGACTTTAATCTCTTGGAGGCGCATTTCAATCTGGCTGTTCTCTGTCAGCGACAACGCCGTTTCCCGGAGGCGCTTGCCTTTTTCAAGCAAGTGGTCATGGCAGAGCCCAGCGATTGGGAGTGCTTTCTGCGGATGGGACAGTGCACGGCGGAGATGGGGAACCTGAGGGACGCGGAAGCTTTCTACGCCGAAGCGCTGCGACTCAAACCTGATTCGCTCGAGGCTGCCGGAGGATTGGCCAAGGTCTTCCTTGCCACGGAACAGCTGGACAAGGCGGTGAACACACTGGAACTTGGCTTGCGTTACCACCCGGAATGCACAGAATTGCGCGCGGCGCTTGCGCATGTGTACGAGCAGGACGGCGAATACGAGAAAGCGTTGGCCCAGTTCTACCGCCTGGTCAAGGACAACCCAGAAGATGCAGAGCTTCACTACCACCTCGGCATGTGCTGTGTGAAGCTTGGGCTTTTGCGCGAGGCGGAACCACTGCTTGCCAAGGCCTCTCAGCTCGATCCGGAACTCTTGGAGGCTATGGAGGCGCTTGCGCACTTGTACCTTAGCACGGGCAGGGAAGAGGAGGCCATCAGGACCTTCGAGCATCGGCTGCAGGTTGAAGCAGGCATGATGGGCTCGGGAGTGGGGATACCCAGAGGGGGCCGCGTGCGAATTCTGCAGGAACTCGCTGAATGCTACGTGCGTCGGTCCGACTACGTTCGTGCCCGCCGGCTATTGGAGGAGTGCCTGGCATTGGCACCTGGCCAACCTGAGGCGCAACTACTGCTTGCTCGTGTTGACGAAGGGGCCAAGGCCTGTGAACCAGGCTAA
- the flgL gene encoding flagellar hook-associated protein FlgL, with protein MRITSRMLVNNLLAHLHRSLQRIDVHQEQIASGNRINRPSDDPAGTAKVLRLRDAIADNRRFLDNVADGQHWLTVTEAALADSVEIFTQLRSRILQAQNDTLTAEDRRTMSGWVAEYLEQLTQVANRQEQGKYVFAGTHTTTPPYLLTDEVEDEPFVARVGAAVLLDYTELATGTVVVTDKSGTTYNEGVDYQVDYTQGTITALSGGGMNDGDTYYVSYQLIRPLRVVANAAGSTGELRRQVGEAAVVTVNVRAPEAFGASNEAFDVLRAVKNALVRDDHEALRQGLSALDAALDRLLEVQSRVGVQYEHLAMTHDRLSNEAILLERLRSQVADTDVAEAVVKLQEQKTSYQAALSVTASISQISLLDYLK; from the coding sequence ATGCGTATTACCAGCCGGATGCTGGTCAACAACCTCCTTGCCCATTTGCACCGCTCTCTGCAACGGATAGATGTTCACCAAGAGCAGATTGCCAGCGGCAACCGAATCAACAGGCCGTCCGATGACCCTGCAGGGACCGCCAAAGTGCTCCGTTTGCGCGATGCAATCGCCGATAACCGCCGGTTTCTCGACAATGTCGCAGACGGACAACATTGGCTCACCGTCACCGAGGCGGCCTTGGCGGATTCAGTTGAGATTTTCACGCAACTGCGAAGCAGGATACTCCAGGCGCAAAACGATACCTTAACGGCCGAGGACCGGCGCACCATGAGTGGATGGGTCGCCGAGTACCTGGAGCAGCTCACACAGGTTGCGAATCGACAGGAGCAAGGGAAGTACGTCTTTGCCGGGACCCACACAACCACACCGCCCTATTTGTTGACCGACGAAGTGGAAGATGAACCCTTTGTGGCCCGGGTGGGCGCTGCCGTCCTTCTCGACTACACGGAACTTGCCACAGGTACCGTGGTGGTTACCGACAAGAGCGGCACGACTTACAACGAAGGTGTGGACTATCAAGTCGATTACACGCAGGGCACCATCACCGCACTTTCCGGTGGAGGCATGAACGACGGGGACACCTATTATGTCTCCTATCAGTTGATCCGTCCGTTGCGCGTGGTGGCGAACGCTGCGGGTAGTACCGGCGAACTGAGGCGGCAGGTAGGTGAGGCAGCGGTAGTGACCGTGAACGTCCGCGCCCCTGAGGCCTTTGGTGCCTCCAACGAGGCATTCGACGTGCTCAGAGCGGTGAAGAATGCACTGGTACGCGACGACCACGAGGCACTGCGACAAGGCCTGAGCGCCTTGGATGCAGCGCTGGACCGGCTCCTGGAAGTGCAGAGCCGCGTTGGCGTCCAATACGAGCATCTGGCAATGACCCATGACCGTCTGAGCAATGAGGCGATACTTCTCGAGCGTCTGCGGTCCCAAGTGGCCGACACAGATGTGGCCGAGGCGGTGGTAAAGCTCCAGGAACAAAAGACCTCCTACCAGGCGGCACTAAGCGTCACGGCCAGCATCAGCCAAATCAGCTTGCTCGACTACCTGAAATGA
- the flgK gene encoding flagellar hook-associated protein FlgK encodes MVRISDLLNTARRGLHAQSHALHVASHNIANANTDGYSRQRVSMAPSEPLRTPVGMVGTGVDVTQIERLRESLWDWQLNAEYQELARWQARAMALQEIEVLINEPSETGLAAALEGFWDSWQTLANYPEEASARQQVREWGLRLAAAFNRVYRGLTTVQQSLDEQVGLLVNQVNDLGRQIAALNVQIAQAESSGVQANDFRDRRDLLINELSRLVDVQVIEMPSGMVNVTVGGETLVAGDKVRNIEVTTTTVQGVVVHSPRWGVNGREVLIRGGRIGGLLEMIHSVIPQYRTRLDTVATAVATEVNRVHQQGYAPDGSSGIPFFAPDTSGAGDIAVHPAILNSLNAIAASRDGTVGNGDIALEISRIKNQAVINQGTESINSFFRRIVAALGLDIQSATNTSENLEQFVQQLEMKRESVSGVSLDEEMADLIRFQRAYQASARLVAMVDELMQTVLNMV; translated from the coding sequence ATGGTCAGGATAAGCGATCTACTAAACACTGCCCGGCGGGGCCTGCACGCGCAGAGCCACGCGCTTCACGTTGCCAGCCATAACATTGCCAATGCTAACACCGATGGTTACTCACGGCAACGTGTGTCTATGGCGCCATCGGAGCCGCTTCGCACACCGGTGGGGATGGTGGGGACCGGAGTCGACGTAACGCAGATCGAACGCCTGCGCGAAAGCCTGTGGGACTGGCAGCTTAATGCAGAGTACCAAGAGCTCGCGCGGTGGCAGGCGCGCGCTATGGCCCTCCAGGAGATAGAGGTCCTGATCAACGAGCCTTCGGAGACAGGATTAGCCGCGGCACTCGAAGGTTTCTGGGACAGCTGGCAGACTCTGGCCAATTATCCTGAAGAGGCGTCCGCGCGGCAACAAGTGCGAGAGTGGGGTTTGCGGCTCGCCGCAGCCTTCAACCGGGTCTACCGGGGCCTCACTACGGTCCAGCAGTCTCTTGATGAGCAAGTAGGGCTCCTCGTGAACCAAGTGAACGACTTGGGCAGGCAGATCGCAGCACTTAACGTGCAGATCGCTCAAGCCGAAAGCAGCGGGGTGCAGGCCAACGATTTCCGGGACCGCCGGGATCTTCTCATCAACGAGCTCAGCCGCCTGGTGGATGTGCAAGTCATCGAAATGCCTTCCGGTATGGTGAATGTCACGGTGGGCGGCGAGACGTTAGTTGCCGGCGACAAGGTGCGAAACATAGAGGTGACCACCACCACAGTACAGGGGGTCGTGGTGCATAGCCCGCGCTGGGGAGTGAACGGGAGAGAGGTCCTAATCCGCGGGGGGAGGATCGGGGGTTTGCTGGAGATGATCCACTCGGTTATCCCCCAGTATCGGACCCGGTTGGACACTGTGGCAACAGCGGTGGCCACGGAGGTAAACCGCGTGCACCAACAGGGATACGCTCCGGACGGGTCCTCCGGTATCCCATTCTTTGCTCCTGACACCTCAGGCGCAGGAGATATCGCCGTTCACCCCGCGATTCTCAATAGCCTGAATGCAATCGCTGCCTCACGCGATGGGACTGTTGGCAATGGCGACATTGCCCTGGAGATCAGTCGCATCAAGAATCAAGCTGTCATCAATCAAGGGACGGAAAGCATCAACAGCTTCTTCAGGCGTATTGTGGCTGCCTTGGGATTGGATATTCAGTCTGCCACGAACACGTCCGAGAACCTGGAGCAGTTTGTGCAGCAGCTGGAAATGAAGCGGGAATCGGTCTCCGGGGTGTCACTCGATGAGGAGATGGCTGACCTGATCCGCTTTCAACGTGCCTACCAGGCTTCGGCACGTCTGGTGGCGATGGTCGATGAACTGATGCAGACCGTCCTCAATATGGTCTGA
- a CDS encoding flagellar protein FlgN, translating into MVSEVTTREHVREPQYELEKALHDLVEVIEREVALFQDLLEALNRQHQAVLQEEAEPVLHSNARVQELVEETRRVERSRAQTTAAVSTHLGMETRQPTLSQIIPLVEEHYAQRLRELREILLSLTQRVQETNLRNKRLLNRALHTVTTSIRLLSGQNGVYDDKGREQPANRQCFTVQT; encoded by the coding sequence ATGGTGTCTGAGGTAACCACAAGAGAGCACGTGCGGGAGCCTCAGTACGAGCTTGAAAAGGCCCTCCACGACCTGGTGGAAGTCATCGAGCGGGAAGTGGCGCTTTTCCAGGACCTACTTGAAGCCCTCAATCGGCAACATCAAGCAGTGCTTCAGGAGGAAGCGGAACCGGTGCTGCACAGCAACGCGCGGGTCCAGGAGTTGGTAGAAGAGACGCGACGCGTGGAGCGGAGTAGGGCGCAGACGACGGCGGCAGTCTCGACGCACCTGGGCATGGAAACGCGCCAGCCCACGCTTTCACAAATCATCCCGCTGGTAGAAGAGCACTATGCCCAGCGGCTACGGGAACTGCGGGAGATTTTGCTTTCTCTGACGCAGAGGGTGCAGGAGACCAACTTGCGCAACAAGCGGCTCCTCAACCGTGCCCTGCACACGGTGACCACCAGCATCCGATTGCTTTCGGGACAGAATGGGGTGTATGACGATAAAGGGCGCGAACAGCCTGCGAATCGCCAGTGTTTCACCGTGCAAACGTGA
- a CDS encoding transglycosylase SLT domain-containing protein encodes MSIEQIQQRVATGPADRAEQEKRLRHVCQEFESLFIAHLLKTMRECSTEEGLFGEGLGGDVYQSLFEAEVARKIAQTKGLGIADILYRNLVQQVRQQVPPVQKEPAPSQSVPGRISRYDAFIREACEQYSVPVHVVYAVIEQESAGNPHAVSAKKAKGLMQLMDHTARELGVRNVFDVRENIAAGVRYLRQMLDRFGGDLKRALAAYNAGPGAVERHNGVPPYAETQRFVERVLAAAEQYRSRLTTTNSSGTEVREDGV; translated from the coding sequence GTGAGCATCGAGCAGATTCAACAACGTGTTGCCACTGGGCCCGCAGACCGAGCTGAACAGGAAAAGCGACTTCGCCATGTGTGCCAGGAGTTTGAGTCCTTGTTCATTGCTCATTTGCTGAAGACGATGCGCGAATGTAGCACTGAAGAAGGGCTCTTTGGAGAGGGGTTGGGCGGTGACGTCTATCAAAGCCTTTTTGAGGCTGAGGTGGCGCGAAAAATAGCGCAGACGAAGGGCCTAGGCATAGCCGACATTCTGTACCGGAATCTGGTGCAGCAGGTGCGGCAGCAAGTTCCACCTGTGCAGAAAGAACCAGCCCCTTCGCAGTCTGTCCCTGGGCGCATTAGCCGGTACGATGCCTTCATCCGCGAGGCGTGTGAACAGTACAGTGTGCCTGTGCATGTTGTGTACGCAGTGATCGAGCAAGAGTCTGCAGGAAATCCTCACGCTGTTTCGGCCAAGAAGGCCAAAGGATTGATGCAGCTCATGGACCACACGGCGCGGGAACTCGGGGTGCGCAACGTGTTTGATGTCCGAGAAAATATTGCGGCCGGGGTGCGCTACCTGCGGCAGATGCTCGACCGATTCGGGGGCGACCTCAAGCGGGCCCTCGCCGCATACAATGCAGGACCAGGGGCCGTGGAGCGCCACAACGGTGTGCCCCCCTATGCGGAGACGCAGCGGTTCGTGGAACGGGTCCTCGCTGCTGCCGAACAGTACCGATCGCGTTTGACCACGACTAACTCCTCTGGAACTGAGGTAAGGGAGGATGGTGTCTGA
- the csrA gene encoding carbon storage regulator CsrA, producing MLILTRRVGESITIGDEIRVKLLGISGRQVKIGIEAPRGVVVHREEVYERIVEQNRLAAQSLRSEGLKGAADLFRKRVRDELQEVESGR from the coding sequence ATGCTCATATTGACACGGCGAGTCGGCGAAAGCATTACCATCGGGGACGAGATTCGGGTGAAGCTCCTGGGGATTAGCGGGCGCCAGGTGAAGATCGGCATCGAAGCCCCGCGCGGTGTCGTGGTGCACCGCGAAGAGGTGTATGAGCGCATCGTCGAACAGAACAGGCTTGCTGCGCAGAGCTTGAGGAGCGAAGGCCTTAAGGGTGCAGCCGACTTGTTCAGAAAGCGAGTGCGGGATGAACTGCAGGAAGTTGAAAGCGGACGTTAA